Below is a genomic region from Thunnus thynnus chromosome 22, fThuThy2.1, whole genome shotgun sequence.
aacacatgcaaatagacaaaacaaaagcaaattaagaaaacatcttcatcaatttTACAACACATGCATAGCATTTAGAAAATGTTCTGCAAATACCACAACACAACGGAAGTGTTTCCAGAGGACACTTAAGAGTGATGAACATTTGAATAACTCATAAGCGAAAAGTTGTTAATACACAAACGAGGCCTCTTTCCTACCGTAGTAAGGTAGACAATGAGCTACAACCTTAATTTCACCAAAACAAGTTGTCCACTGAGCTGGACAAATAACATTGTTCTCTATGTACAGCCGGCTGTGAGGCGAGTGCGCAGGGACCGTCTACAAAATGCAGCAACGAGAAGACATACTTCAGCCAATATTCAATAACCCCTAACCCTTTTTTCCCAAACTAAGCATTGTAGTATAACCAACAGGAGCCCATCGATGTGTGAAGTGATTTTGAGGACACTACACTGTATAAGAGTGAAGttattgaatattgtttgaAAGTTAATAATAGACATAACTGAGTCCATAGTATTTTTCAACTCACCACTAAGTCGAGTGCACAGCACTCTCTTGTGGATGAGGCATTGGAGCGATTTCATCCTCGGTGCAATAGCAGACAGTTGTGCAGACAGGCCTTTCACTCTCCATGCCATAGATGGAGCACCGTCTGTAACTAGCATGTTAACACACTCCAAATTAAGTCcattgtctttaaaaaaaaagcaactatCTTCTGGAAAATGATTTCACCAGTTGTATGTCCTTTCAGTGGTATTAGGCCCAGGATGTCCTCTCTGAAGCAGTCAATATCAAAAAAAcgcacaaataaaaaaaattgagctGTGTCAGAGTTGTTGGTGGATTCATCCACAGCCAGGAACATAACATCAGCTTTCCTCACTGAGCCAAAAGAGTTTCAAAAATGTCTGAGGCTCAAACATCTACCCTTCTGGCAGTTGTTATATCTGACATGGGTATTGACTTGATACATGACATTACCTGGTGTCTCGCTTGCTAGCATGCATTcttttgtcagtgtcagtgaatggctttttctttttgccaaGGATCCATGCCACCCAGAGAGGTGCTGTAATTGCCTTCTGCTGGGTAGAGCAAGATCAACTGAAGACAACATGGCTACGCTCGTAGTTTGCTGTTAGAGTTTGGCATGGCCTgtcataaaatgtttattttgccTGTTTTTGTTTACCTTACATCATGGTTAGTTAAAGTGTTACAGTTGCTTATCCCTCGCAAAATCTTTTGCCCTGTTGCttctttttgttgtgtgtgtgttttgggggaCGGGGGTGTATTTTGGCTGAGCAAAAGGCCTAGCTCTAATAGTCACAGTTCACCACTTATTTTCTCTCTACAGGGTATTCTGCTGGTGCGCTTCAGAGCTGAAGACCTCAAGCTCCGTCTGTCTGAACTTGGTCTGGCTGGAGACATCCAATCGTCTTtgtccatctcctcctctaATCCTCCTCCGGTGCGCCTTGACCATACAGCTATCCATCGGCTTTATCTGACCACTGACCTGATGCAGGGGGTCCTTCCTAATGCCACCATTATTCAAGACTGGCAGCCATTCAAGCCTATGCCCAGTAACATGGCCATCCTACTGAAGAAGGATATTGACTGGATGGTGGATGATGTGGCCAACCCTACCGTGGCCAGCCTCTGTACCTTCCCTTTCAGGGTGCCCATCGGAGATGACTGGTAACtgttctttctttatttattcataatgcCAAACAGATGTTGCAAGTTAAGTCAGGGACAACTACAGTCcacaaagaaatgtaaaacaatgtgGTGGCTGTGATTTCTGTCTACCATAGCATCTTTTAATCTCTGGGGGAGCCAGAGTTGTAAATTCAATAGATACTACACAAAGTGGCTTTACTCATAACATTTGACTGATGCACTTTTTCTGAACCAGGTATTACCTGAACATTGACATGTTTGGTAAAGACCTGGACCTGGCTAGGCAGCAGTTCTTGTACCACCTGCAGCGCCACACCACCACCCTGAAGGGTCACGTGATGTGCCAGATGTTCCTGGATCCACCACTCTGGAAACCCATGGCTGAATTCTGCAACAACACCTTGAGTGTGGAGCTGGTGAAGGAGTACACCGAGCAATGTGTGGTGGAGTCAGACGTCGTGTAGTTACAGAAGGCGGATGGAAAAGAGTAGAAGATGAAGGAGCCAGAAAGGAACGAAGACAAGGGTCTAGACAAAAAGGAACGGACACAACTCAATTACActtaacagaaacacacaacccTCTAGTCTAAAAAGATAGAAACCAAGCTAACTAAATGTAGTTTCTAAAAACCAAAACTTCTAAGAATGCAGTTTGATATGACAATACACTAACAAATGCAGAGTGTGgacacaaaatcacaaacacatcatGTAATCAGTGACAGTATATTTGTGACAAATAGTACATTTGTAAAGACTCTA
It encodes:
- the nat16 gene encoding histidine N-acetyltransferase isoform X1, with product MILVSMFSSLDQQDNLLKTCYFKMKIDTSLTMPQLPETLSQAGLQFAVATEEDFDEIMAMSQDIYGGLDYLPTRYTSWLQETNRTVILARKQGKVIALESVCVIDNGETMLVEGLRVAPQERGKGVAGVLLRFCCELVKSKYPEVKVTRLTRDDQLGPKDFQKYRLITKQGILLVRFRAEDLKLRLSELGLAGDIQSSLSISSSNPPPVRLDHTAIHRLYLTTDLMQGVLPNATIIQDWQPFKPMPSNMAILLKKDIDWMVDDVANPTVASLCTFPFRVPIGDDWYYLNIDMFGKDLDLARQQFLYHLQRHTTTLKGHVMCQMFLDPPLWKPMAEFCNNTLSVELVKEYTEQCVVESDVV
- the nat16 gene encoding histidine N-acetyltransferase isoform X2; protein product: MKIDTSLTMPQLPETLSQAGLQFAVATEEDFDEIMAMSQDIYGGLDYLPTRYTSWLQETNRTVILARKQGKVIALESVCVIDNGETMLVEGLRVAPQERGKGVAGVLLRFCCELVKSKYPEVKVTRLTRDDQLGPKDFQKYRLITKQGILLVRFRAEDLKLRLSELGLAGDIQSSLSISSSNPPPVRLDHTAIHRLYLTTDLMQGVLPNATIIQDWQPFKPMPSNMAILLKKDIDWMVDDVANPTVASLCTFPFRVPIGDDWYYLNIDMFGKDLDLARQQFLYHLQRHTTTLKGHVMCQMFLDPPLWKPMAEFCNNTLSVELVKEYTEQCVVESDVV